One window of Cydia pomonella isolate Wapato2018A chromosome 5, ilCydPomo1, whole genome shotgun sequence genomic DNA carries:
- the LOC133518034 gene encoding villin-like protein quail isoform X2, which yields MDEYQDEDGGSTRVAEAAFRTVPRDHTAFIIWRVAESGTEMLPRTHYGTFYDGEAYLVYSSSMPGQPAGPDVIRKEVKENGNAECAERHIHAWAGERCGALAALALRRGTQLAAYLAVPTVIHREAATKESPRLLSYFRDGIRILRSGCNLNGGARLYRVRGRRPVLVQLDPVSWSQLAADGVFVLDTSSLLVLWLGRAANLIEKMFGAKIAYRMARGADKGMTARRIAIAHDGYEQTLPPADRALLDALLELRARSVRPATPPADLPRPARLYRATQPPRVAPITAPSQRPAARLEEVKRAPLYRVDLADDGVYIVDAGSRGVWAWVGPSAVASASRGALSAARGLARARRHVGPVSVTAAGREPLEFAALFHDWRWCDKRQDNRVRVARSATTRLDAVSLASNAWLAAEAQLPDDGSGALRVWRVQNGLIEVERPQAAVFYDRDCYVVLYTYHAPTGDQSILYYWMGGSSPNDLRNLGAKEAKDLYNKLGRFPVQAWVYQGKEPAHFLQIFKGRMITYVGSASDYDPMGRRVVAPSRALILVSGQYAREARGVEVRRGARGRGACYVLREGARVWVWCAAHATGDEREVAKNMAAAEHTLVMQGKEKPDFWAAIGDRRDLLVASPLKEMERPLPPRLFYVSLGAPGQYSFEEIISFSQYDLAPETAALLDAHASVFVWLGAHCCQRARDDARALAAAYLAQDPAARDPETPVIVLSQGREPPHFTGFFPHWKHSMWKGHKTFSAIISALEGKAIVQNGNSALQSGNSANRFDQHEKYPLAVLRGPKDHLPSDVDPLAKELYLTHDDFVSTFHMPYNEFRALPGWKQKDLKKSVGLF from the exons ATGGATGAATATCAG GATGAGGATGGCGGGAGCACTCGCGTCGCGGAAGCGGCGTTCCGGACCGTGCCGCGTGACCACACCGCCTTCATCATCTGGAGGGTCGCG GAATCGGGCACGGAAATGCTTCCGCGGACCCACTACGGCACCTTCTACGACGGGGAAGCCTATCTAGTGTACTCGTCGTCCATGCCTGGCCAGCCTGCGGGCCCGGATGTTATT CGAAAAGAAGTTAAAGAGAACGGCAACGCGGAATGCGCCGAGCGCCACATCCATGCATGGGCTGGCGAACGTTGCGGAGCCCTAGCGGCCTTGGCACTCCGCCGCGGGACCCAACTGGCGGCCTACCTGGCCGTGCCCACCGTTATTCACCGCGAGGCCGCCACCAAGGAGTCCCCCCGGCTATTGTCGTACTTTCGCGATGGGATTAG AATCCTGCGAAGCGGCTGCAACCTAAACGGCGGCGCTCGTCTCTACCGCGTGCGCGGGCGCCGCCCCGTGCTCGTCCAACTGGACCCGGTGTCGTGGTCGCAGCTTGCGGCTGATGGGGTGTTCGTCCTCGATACCTCGTCGCTGCTCGTGCTGTGGCTCGGACGCGCGGCTAACTTGATCGAAAAGATGTTCGGTGCTAAG ATCGCATACCGCATGGCCCGGGGCGCTGACAAGGGCATGACAGCCCGTCGTATCGCCATAGCACACGACGGCTACGAGCAGACGCTCCCGCCCGCTGACCGCGCGCTGCTCGACGCGCTACTAGAGCTGCGCGCGCGCTCCGTGCGGCCCGCCACTCCGCCCGCGGATCTGCCGCGCCCTGCGAGGCTGTATCGTGCTACGCAGCCGCCGCGCGTCGCGCCCATCACCGCTCCGTCGCAACGGCCGGCTGCGAGGCTTGAGGAGGTCAAGCGGGCGCCTTTGTATAGGGTGGATTTGGCCGATGAT GGAGTGTACATCGTAGACGCCGGCAGCCGTGGCGTCTGGGCCTGGGTGGGCCCGTCGGCCGTAGCCTCCGCGAGCCGCGGGGCCCTCTCCGCGGCCCGAGGTCTCGCACGCGCTCGACGCCACGTAGGCCCCGTGTCTGTCACCGCTGCAG GCCGCGAACCGTTGGAATTCGCTGCGTTGTTTCACGATTGGCGCTGGTGCGACAAACGCCAGGATAATCGCGTGCGAGTCGCTCGTTCTGCTACGACACGGCTGGATGCCGTCAGTCTGGCGTCCAATGCATGGCTTGCAGCCGAG GCACAGCTTCCGGACGACGGGTCGGGTGCATTGCGTGTGTGGCGTGTGCAAAATGGGCTCATAGAGGTGGAGCGCCCGCAGGCTGCCGTGTTCTACGACCGGGACTGCTACGTCGTGTTGTACACCTACCACGCGCCTACTGGAGACCAGTCTATTCTCTACTACTGGATG GGTGGCTCTTCGCCAAATGATCTGAGGAATTTGGGTGCTAAAGAAGCTAAAGACCTCTACAATAAGTTGGGGCGTTTTCCCGTCCAG GCGTGGGTTTATCAAGGCAAGGAACCGGCGCACTTCTTGCAAATTTTCAAAGGACGTATGATCACTTATGTTGGCAGCGCTTCAGACTACGATC CTATGGGGCGTCGTGTGGTGGCTCCCTCGCGCGCGCTCATCCTCGTATCAGGGCAGTACGCGCGAGAGGCCCGCGGCGTGGAAGTTCGGCGGGGCGCACGTGGTCGCGGCGCGTGCTACGTGCTGCGCGAGGGCGCGCGCGTGTGGGTGTGGTGCGCCGCACACGCCACGGGCGACGAGCGCGAGGTCGCCAAAAACATGGCCGCGGCCGAGCACACGCTTGTCATGCAAG GCAAAGAAAAACCAGACTTCTGGGCGGCCATCGGAGATCGACGCGACTTGTTGGTGGCCTCGCCGCTGAAGGAGATGGAACGTCCGCTGCCACCGCGCCTGTTCTACGTGTCTTTGGGTGCTCCTGGGCAGTATTCTT TTGAGGAGATCATCTCGTTCAGCCAGTACGACCTGGCGCCAGAAACGGCGGCATTGCTGGACGCGCACGCGAGCGTATTCGTGTGGCTGGGCGCGCATTGCTGCCAGCGCGCTAGGGACGACGCTCGCGCGCTCGCGGCGGCCTACCTCGCGCAAG ATCCGGCAGCGCGCGACCCGGAGACTCCGGTGATTGTGCTGAGCCAGGGGCGGGAGCCGCCGCACTTCACGGGCTTCTTCCCGCATTGGAAACACTCCATGTGGAAA GGACACAAGACATTCAGCGCTATCATCAGCGCCCTTGAAGGCAAGGCGATCGTGCAGAATGGCAACAGCGCACTGCAGAGCGGCAACAGCGCCAATCGCTTCGATCAGCACGAGAAGTACCCGCTGGCGGTGCTGCGCGGGCCCAAGGACCATCTGCCGTCCGACGTCGACCCGTTGGCTAAAGAG CTTTACCTGACGCACGACGATTTCGTGTCCACGTTCCACATGCCGTACAACGAGTTCCGCGCCCTGCCGGGCTGGAAGCAGAAGGACCTCAAGAAGTCTGTCGGCCTGTTCTGA
- the LOC133518038 gene encoding uncharacterized protein LOC133518038: MLTDDNSDKESEYEDRSTEGSPNIMKKSLSSVGFRSSTENQNARPLALRATQSFTGAVEELRFCGNFQRMNLCNRINVMSAPKIATVCPCGCLLRPATAIPFRTREQNTLALHVVSPEVLNYHGYCFEPSQIAMFWKKDCRMFLWKGQAKMKNVIHADSHKK; encoded by the coding sequence ATGTTAACAGATGATAATTCGGATAAAGAGAGCGAGTATGAAGATAGGAGTACTGAGGGCAGTCCGAATATTATGAAGAAGTCATTATCTTCAGTTGGATTCCGAAGTAGTACGGAGAATCAAAATGCGAGGCCATTAGCGTTGCGAGCGACGCAATCCTTCACCGGAGCTGTGGAAGAGCTTCGATTTTGTGGTAATTTTCAAAGAATGAATTTGTGCAACAGGATAAATGTGATGTCAGCACCAAAAATAGCCACGGTTTGTCCTTGTGGATGTCTGCTGCGACCCGCTACAGCCATCCCCTTCCGTACTCGGGAACAGAACACATTGGCACTTCACGTCGTCTCCCCAGAGGTGCTCAACTATCATGGATACTGTTTTGAACCCAGCCAAATAGCCATGTTTTGGAAGAAAGACTGTAGAATGTTCTTGTGGAAAGGCCAGGCTAAAATGAAGaacgtgatacacgccgattcTCACAAGAAATAA
- the LOC133518034 gene encoding villin-like protein quail isoform X3, translating to MLPRTHYGTFYDGEAYLVYSSSMPGQPAGPDVIRKEVKENGNAECAERHIHAWAGERCGALAALALRRGTQLAAYLAVPTVIHREAATKESPRLLSYFRDGIRILRSGCNLNGGARLYRVRGRRPVLVQLDPVSWSQLAADGVFVLDTSSLLVLWLGRAANLIEKMFGAKIAYRMARGADKGMTARRIAIAHDGYEQTLPPADRALLDALLELRARSVRPATPPADLPRPARLYRATQPPRVAPITAPSQRPAARLEEVKRAPLYRVDLADDGVYIVDAGSRGVWAWVGPSAVASASRGALSAARGLARARRHVGPVSVTAAGREPLEFAALFHDWRWCDKRQDNRVRVARSATTRLDAVSLASNAWLAAEAQLPDDGSGALRVWRVQNGLIEVERPQAAVFYDRDCYVVLYTYHAPTGDQSILYYWMGGSSPNDLRNLGAKEAKDLYNKLGRFPVQAWVYQGKEPAHFLQIFKGRMITYVGSASDYDPMGRRVVAPSRALILVSGQYAREARGVEVRRGARGRGACYVLREGARVWVWCAAHATGDEREVAKNMAAAEHTLVMQGKEKPDFWAAIGDRRDLLVASPLKEMERPLPPRLFYVSLGAPGQYSFEEIISFSQYDLAPETAALLDAHASVFVWLGAHCCQRARDDARALAAAYLAQDPAARDPETPVIVLSQGREPPHFTGFFPHWKHSMWKGHKTFSAIISALEGKAIVQNGNSALQSGNSANRFDQHEKYPLAVLRGPKDHLPSDVDPLAKELYLTHDDFVSTFHMPYNEFRALPGWKQKDLKKSVGLF from the exons ATGCTTCCGCGGACCCACTACGGCACCTTCTACGACGGGGAAGCCTATCTAGTGTACTCGTCGTCCATGCCTGGCCAGCCTGCGGGCCCGGATGTTATT CGAAAAGAAGTTAAAGAGAACGGCAACGCGGAATGCGCCGAGCGCCACATCCATGCATGGGCTGGCGAACGTTGCGGAGCCCTAGCGGCCTTGGCACTCCGCCGCGGGACCCAACTGGCGGCCTACCTGGCCGTGCCCACCGTTATTCACCGCGAGGCCGCCACCAAGGAGTCCCCCCGGCTATTGTCGTACTTTCGCGATGGGATTAG AATCCTGCGAAGCGGCTGCAACCTAAACGGCGGCGCTCGTCTCTACCGCGTGCGCGGGCGCCGCCCCGTGCTCGTCCAACTGGACCCGGTGTCGTGGTCGCAGCTTGCGGCTGATGGGGTGTTCGTCCTCGATACCTCGTCGCTGCTCGTGCTGTGGCTCGGACGCGCGGCTAACTTGATCGAAAAGATGTTCGGTGCTAAG ATCGCATACCGCATGGCCCGGGGCGCTGACAAGGGCATGACAGCCCGTCGTATCGCCATAGCACACGACGGCTACGAGCAGACGCTCCCGCCCGCTGACCGCGCGCTGCTCGACGCGCTACTAGAGCTGCGCGCGCGCTCCGTGCGGCCCGCCACTCCGCCCGCGGATCTGCCGCGCCCTGCGAGGCTGTATCGTGCTACGCAGCCGCCGCGCGTCGCGCCCATCACCGCTCCGTCGCAACGGCCGGCTGCGAGGCTTGAGGAGGTCAAGCGGGCGCCTTTGTATAGGGTGGATTTGGCCGATGAT GGAGTGTACATCGTAGACGCCGGCAGCCGTGGCGTCTGGGCCTGGGTGGGCCCGTCGGCCGTAGCCTCCGCGAGCCGCGGGGCCCTCTCCGCGGCCCGAGGTCTCGCACGCGCTCGACGCCACGTAGGCCCCGTGTCTGTCACCGCTGCAG GCCGCGAACCGTTGGAATTCGCTGCGTTGTTTCACGATTGGCGCTGGTGCGACAAACGCCAGGATAATCGCGTGCGAGTCGCTCGTTCTGCTACGACACGGCTGGATGCCGTCAGTCTGGCGTCCAATGCATGGCTTGCAGCCGAG GCACAGCTTCCGGACGACGGGTCGGGTGCATTGCGTGTGTGGCGTGTGCAAAATGGGCTCATAGAGGTGGAGCGCCCGCAGGCTGCCGTGTTCTACGACCGGGACTGCTACGTCGTGTTGTACACCTACCACGCGCCTACTGGAGACCAGTCTATTCTCTACTACTGGATG GGTGGCTCTTCGCCAAATGATCTGAGGAATTTGGGTGCTAAAGAAGCTAAAGACCTCTACAATAAGTTGGGGCGTTTTCCCGTCCAG GCGTGGGTTTATCAAGGCAAGGAACCGGCGCACTTCTTGCAAATTTTCAAAGGACGTATGATCACTTATGTTGGCAGCGCTTCAGACTACGATC CTATGGGGCGTCGTGTGGTGGCTCCCTCGCGCGCGCTCATCCTCGTATCAGGGCAGTACGCGCGAGAGGCCCGCGGCGTGGAAGTTCGGCGGGGCGCACGTGGTCGCGGCGCGTGCTACGTGCTGCGCGAGGGCGCGCGCGTGTGGGTGTGGTGCGCCGCACACGCCACGGGCGACGAGCGCGAGGTCGCCAAAAACATGGCCGCGGCCGAGCACACGCTTGTCATGCAAG GCAAAGAAAAACCAGACTTCTGGGCGGCCATCGGAGATCGACGCGACTTGTTGGTGGCCTCGCCGCTGAAGGAGATGGAACGTCCGCTGCCACCGCGCCTGTTCTACGTGTCTTTGGGTGCTCCTGGGCAGTATTCTT TTGAGGAGATCATCTCGTTCAGCCAGTACGACCTGGCGCCAGAAACGGCGGCATTGCTGGACGCGCACGCGAGCGTATTCGTGTGGCTGGGCGCGCATTGCTGCCAGCGCGCTAGGGACGACGCTCGCGCGCTCGCGGCGGCCTACCTCGCGCAAG ATCCGGCAGCGCGCGACCCGGAGACTCCGGTGATTGTGCTGAGCCAGGGGCGGGAGCCGCCGCACTTCACGGGCTTCTTCCCGCATTGGAAACACTCCATGTGGAAA GGACACAAGACATTCAGCGCTATCATCAGCGCCCTTGAAGGCAAGGCGATCGTGCAGAATGGCAACAGCGCACTGCAGAGCGGCAACAGCGCCAATCGCTTCGATCAGCACGAGAAGTACCCGCTGGCGGTGCTGCGCGGGCCCAAGGACCATCTGCCGTCCGACGTCGACCCGTTGGCTAAAGAG CTTTACCTGACGCACGACGATTTCGTGTCCACGTTCCACATGCCGTACAACGAGTTCCGCGCCCTGCCGGGCTGGAAGCAGAAGGACCTCAAGAAGTCTGTCGGCCTGTTCTGA
- the LOC133518034 gene encoding villin-like protein quail isoform X1, which yields MHVLEIGADQDEDGGSTRVAEAAFRTVPRDHTAFIIWRVAESGTEMLPRTHYGTFYDGEAYLVYSSSMPGQPAGPDVIRKEVKENGNAECAERHIHAWAGERCGALAALALRRGTQLAAYLAVPTVIHREAATKESPRLLSYFRDGIRILRSGCNLNGGARLYRVRGRRPVLVQLDPVSWSQLAADGVFVLDTSSLLVLWLGRAANLIEKMFGAKIAYRMARGADKGMTARRIAIAHDGYEQTLPPADRALLDALLELRARSVRPATPPADLPRPARLYRATQPPRVAPITAPSQRPAARLEEVKRAPLYRVDLADDGVYIVDAGSRGVWAWVGPSAVASASRGALSAARGLARARRHVGPVSVTAAGREPLEFAALFHDWRWCDKRQDNRVRVARSATTRLDAVSLASNAWLAAEAQLPDDGSGALRVWRVQNGLIEVERPQAAVFYDRDCYVVLYTYHAPTGDQSILYYWMGGSSPNDLRNLGAKEAKDLYNKLGRFPVQAWVYQGKEPAHFLQIFKGRMITYVGSASDYDPMGRRVVAPSRALILVSGQYAREARGVEVRRGARGRGACYVLREGARVWVWCAAHATGDEREVAKNMAAAEHTLVMQGKEKPDFWAAIGDRRDLLVASPLKEMERPLPPRLFYVSLGAPGQYSFEEIISFSQYDLAPETAALLDAHASVFVWLGAHCCQRARDDARALAAAYLAQDPAARDPETPVIVLSQGREPPHFTGFFPHWKHSMWKGHKTFSAIISALEGKAIVQNGNSALQSGNSANRFDQHEKYPLAVLRGPKDHLPSDVDPLAKELYLTHDDFVSTFHMPYNEFRALPGWKQKDLKKSVGLF from the exons ATGCATGTCCTGGAGATTGGCGCTGACCAA GATGAGGATGGCGGGAGCACTCGCGTCGCGGAAGCGGCGTTCCGGACCGTGCCGCGTGACCACACCGCCTTCATCATCTGGAGGGTCGCG GAATCGGGCACGGAAATGCTTCCGCGGACCCACTACGGCACCTTCTACGACGGGGAAGCCTATCTAGTGTACTCGTCGTCCATGCCTGGCCAGCCTGCGGGCCCGGATGTTATT CGAAAAGAAGTTAAAGAGAACGGCAACGCGGAATGCGCCGAGCGCCACATCCATGCATGGGCTGGCGAACGTTGCGGAGCCCTAGCGGCCTTGGCACTCCGCCGCGGGACCCAACTGGCGGCCTACCTGGCCGTGCCCACCGTTATTCACCGCGAGGCCGCCACCAAGGAGTCCCCCCGGCTATTGTCGTACTTTCGCGATGGGATTAG AATCCTGCGAAGCGGCTGCAACCTAAACGGCGGCGCTCGTCTCTACCGCGTGCGCGGGCGCCGCCCCGTGCTCGTCCAACTGGACCCGGTGTCGTGGTCGCAGCTTGCGGCTGATGGGGTGTTCGTCCTCGATACCTCGTCGCTGCTCGTGCTGTGGCTCGGACGCGCGGCTAACTTGATCGAAAAGATGTTCGGTGCTAAG ATCGCATACCGCATGGCCCGGGGCGCTGACAAGGGCATGACAGCCCGTCGTATCGCCATAGCACACGACGGCTACGAGCAGACGCTCCCGCCCGCTGACCGCGCGCTGCTCGACGCGCTACTAGAGCTGCGCGCGCGCTCCGTGCGGCCCGCCACTCCGCCCGCGGATCTGCCGCGCCCTGCGAGGCTGTATCGTGCTACGCAGCCGCCGCGCGTCGCGCCCATCACCGCTCCGTCGCAACGGCCGGCTGCGAGGCTTGAGGAGGTCAAGCGGGCGCCTTTGTATAGGGTGGATTTGGCCGATGAT GGAGTGTACATCGTAGACGCCGGCAGCCGTGGCGTCTGGGCCTGGGTGGGCCCGTCGGCCGTAGCCTCCGCGAGCCGCGGGGCCCTCTCCGCGGCCCGAGGTCTCGCACGCGCTCGACGCCACGTAGGCCCCGTGTCTGTCACCGCTGCAG GCCGCGAACCGTTGGAATTCGCTGCGTTGTTTCACGATTGGCGCTGGTGCGACAAACGCCAGGATAATCGCGTGCGAGTCGCTCGTTCTGCTACGACACGGCTGGATGCCGTCAGTCTGGCGTCCAATGCATGGCTTGCAGCCGAG GCACAGCTTCCGGACGACGGGTCGGGTGCATTGCGTGTGTGGCGTGTGCAAAATGGGCTCATAGAGGTGGAGCGCCCGCAGGCTGCCGTGTTCTACGACCGGGACTGCTACGTCGTGTTGTACACCTACCACGCGCCTACTGGAGACCAGTCTATTCTCTACTACTGGATG GGTGGCTCTTCGCCAAATGATCTGAGGAATTTGGGTGCTAAAGAAGCTAAAGACCTCTACAATAAGTTGGGGCGTTTTCCCGTCCAG GCGTGGGTTTATCAAGGCAAGGAACCGGCGCACTTCTTGCAAATTTTCAAAGGACGTATGATCACTTATGTTGGCAGCGCTTCAGACTACGATC CTATGGGGCGTCGTGTGGTGGCTCCCTCGCGCGCGCTCATCCTCGTATCAGGGCAGTACGCGCGAGAGGCCCGCGGCGTGGAAGTTCGGCGGGGCGCACGTGGTCGCGGCGCGTGCTACGTGCTGCGCGAGGGCGCGCGCGTGTGGGTGTGGTGCGCCGCACACGCCACGGGCGACGAGCGCGAGGTCGCCAAAAACATGGCCGCGGCCGAGCACACGCTTGTCATGCAAG GCAAAGAAAAACCAGACTTCTGGGCGGCCATCGGAGATCGACGCGACTTGTTGGTGGCCTCGCCGCTGAAGGAGATGGAACGTCCGCTGCCACCGCGCCTGTTCTACGTGTCTTTGGGTGCTCCTGGGCAGTATTCTT TTGAGGAGATCATCTCGTTCAGCCAGTACGACCTGGCGCCAGAAACGGCGGCATTGCTGGACGCGCACGCGAGCGTATTCGTGTGGCTGGGCGCGCATTGCTGCCAGCGCGCTAGGGACGACGCTCGCGCGCTCGCGGCGGCCTACCTCGCGCAAG ATCCGGCAGCGCGCGACCCGGAGACTCCGGTGATTGTGCTGAGCCAGGGGCGGGAGCCGCCGCACTTCACGGGCTTCTTCCCGCATTGGAAACACTCCATGTGGAAA GGACACAAGACATTCAGCGCTATCATCAGCGCCCTTGAAGGCAAGGCGATCGTGCAGAATGGCAACAGCGCACTGCAGAGCGGCAACAGCGCCAATCGCTTCGATCAGCACGAGAAGTACCCGCTGGCGGTGCTGCGCGGGCCCAAGGACCATCTGCCGTCCGACGTCGACCCGTTGGCTAAAGAG CTTTACCTGACGCACGACGATTTCGTGTCCACGTTCCACATGCCGTACAACGAGTTCCGCGCCCTGCCGGGCTGGAAGCAGAAGGACCTCAAGAAGTCTGTCGGCCTGTTCTGA